One Littorina saxatilis isolate snail1 linkage group LG1, US_GU_Lsax_2.0, whole genome shotgun sequence genomic window carries:
- the LOC138976662 gene encoding uncharacterized protein: MDGAGAARTGSLKGKPGRKNKKRTPKKRATSHQSSQSTGSVSIGPDRYHCTSFPLVSDLVSPPRPASEDESSRMSWCSADDKTWNCLPLLLLPTECWLKIFSFLPYLDKGRVARVCRDWSGLIRNPCLWDRVSFSELPQSCLPTARDHSQSDQCYCCFQRRVFLFAHFLESLRPILRYLEFKFDISDSKAQYLQIVERLLAKCACRDLRVAHLNWKETPSEPLWLEQDGMSRCEEVVQKHRFRQRLFIQFFDRFTSLAPRLSTLVLPFDWSDTGIASLGRLKNLRNLVVEKYFVFQHLPQVSLDRFLGSLPHLQKLLLEVWTPSAHGLLLYTMAHKMLQYLDISQSRGFYLQALSMPQLRRFRVARHPWNGPLVLAEHVNIVCLHTVLSVGSPRLTKINDHYLETDWQHNPSERLEEVLKGVCSCRKHKTGWAM; the protein is encoded by the coding sequence ATGGATGGGGCTGGGGCAGCTCGCACAGGGTCACTCAAGGGCAAACCGGGACGCAAAAACAAGAAACGCACACCCAAGAAGAGAGCCACCTCCCACCAGTCTTCACAGTCTACGGGCAGCGTCAGCATCGGGCcagacaggtaccactgtaccagTTTCCCGCTTGTGTCAGATCTCGTGTCTCCGCCGCGCCCTGCCAGTGAAGATGAGTCGTCTCGCATGAGCTGGTGCAGTGCAGACGACAAAACGTGGAACTGCTTGCCGCTGCTGCTCCTACCGACAGAGTGCTGGCTCAAAATCTTCAGCTTCCTGCCCTACCTGGACAAAGGGCGGGTGGCCAGGGTGTGCCGGGATTGGTCGGGACTTATACGCAACCCCTGCCTATGGGACCGGGTGTCTTTTTCCGAGCTGCCTCAGTCGTGCCTGCCCACCGCCAGAGACCACTCCCAGAGCGACCAGTGCTACTGCTGCTTCCAGCGCCGCGTCTTCCTCTTTGCTCACTTCCTGGAAAGCCTGCGGCCTATCCTGCGCTACCTGGAGTTCAAGTTCGACATCTCCGACTCCAAGGCTCAGTACCTGCAAATAGTGGAGCGGCTTCTGGCAAAATGTGCCTGTCGGGACTTGCGTGTGGCTCACTTGAACTGGAAAGAGACTCCTAGCGAGCCGCTGTGGCTCGAACAAGACGGGATGTCACGCTGTGAGGAGGTGGTTCAGAAGCATCGCTTTCGCCAGCGGCTGTTCATCCAATTCTTTGACCGGTTTACGAGCTTGGCCCCCCGCCTGTCTACTCTGGTCCTGCCTTTTGATTGGTCGGACACCGGCATCGCCAGCCTGGGTCGGCTAAAGAACTTAAGGAACCTGGTGGTGGAGAAATACTTTGTGTTCCAACACCTGCCCCAGGTCTCGCTCGATCGCTTCCTCGGTTCGCTGCCCCATCTACAGAAGCTGTTGCTGGAGGTGTGGACGCCCTCAGCCCACGGGCTCCTGCTCTACACCATGGCCCACAAGATGCTGCAATACCTGGACATCTCCCAGAGCCGCGGCTTCTACCTGCAGGCCCTCAGCATGCCCCAGCTGCGGCGGTTCCGCGTGGCTCGCCACCCCTGGAACGGCCCCCTGGTTCTGGCTGAGCACGTCAACATCGTGTGTCTGCACACAGTCCTATCAGTGGGATCGCCGCGGCTGACCAAAATCAACGACCACTACCTCGAGACTGACTGGCAGCACAACCCCTCAGAGCGCTTGGAGGAGGTCCTGAAGGGGGTGTGCTCCTGCCGCAAGCATAAAACTGGGTGGGCTATGTAA